The genomic interval TTGAGCACTCGCTATTTCATGCCGCATTCGTGCCACACGGCGCTTGCGATTACCGGTTCAGTTGCGGTGGCGACTGCGGCGGTGACGCCTGGCACGCTGGCTCACGCGATCGCCGGGGACCACCCGCTGCCTGCGAAGCTCGGTCTTGAGCATCCATTCGGGCGTCTCGACGTCACGCTCGATCGCCACCCCGACTACGCCGAGCCGGCAGCTTACGTCGTGCGAACCGCGCGGCGACTATTCGAAGGGCACGTCCTGGTCAAGGCGTCGCTTCTTGCATCGAACGCGGCTGCGTAAAGACCGACAACGACAATAACAAGAAGCAATCAAACCAATTCGTAGGGAGACGCCTGATGATCGTCACATCGACCGCGCATGGAGCGGCGCCGCCCAAGCCCTTCTACATGCAGCTGTACTTCCAGGTTCTATTTGGCGTCATCCTGGGCGTCGCCCTCGGGCATTTCGCTCCCGATTTCGCCGTGCTGTTCAAGCCGATGGGCGACGCTTTCATCAAGATCGTCAAGATGATGATCGTCCCCGTCGTGTTCTGTACCATCGTCATCGGCATTGCCACGGTGGGCGGAGATCAGAGCATAGGCAAGACGCTGTTGAAGGCGATGGCCCTGTTCTATGTGCTCACCATCATTGCCTTGGCCACAGGGCTTGTGGCTGTCGAAGTCATCAAGCCGGGCGCAGGCATGCACATTCCCGCGTCGTCCATCGATCCCAGCGAAGTTGCTCGCTACGCAAAGAATGCGAAGCCGCTCGATTACATCGACGTGTTGCTTCATATCATCCCGCAGAGCTTCTTCACGCCGTTCGCCGAAGGCGAAGTCCTGCCGGTCCTGTTCATCGCCATCATCACCGGCTTCGGGCTTCGCCGTGCGGGCAATGCCGGCAAGGCCTTTCTGGGCGGGCTGGAATCATTCTCGGCCGCGCTTTTCACGGCGTTCGGCTTCCTGATGAAGCTCGCGCCGTTCGGTGCCTTCGGTGCAATCGCATTCATCATTGCCAAGAACGGCATCAAATCCGTCGGCAATCTCGGGCTTCTGATCGTGACGTTCTACGTTGCCAGTCTTTTCTTTGTGTTCGTGGTGCTGGCCGTGCTGACGCGACTTCACGGATTCAGTCTGTGGAAGCTGCTTCGCTATATCAGGGAGGAGCTGCTCGTCGTTCTTGGCACGTCGTCCACGGAACCAGTCCTGCCGGCGATGCTTTACAAGCTTGAGAAGCTCGGCTGCAGCAAGGGCGCCGTCGGTCTGACGCTCCCGCTTGGATATTCGTTCAATCTCGACGGCACGGCGATCTATTTGACGCTGGCGTCGGTGTTCCTGGCCCAGGCGATGGATATCCAGCTCACGCAATGGCAGATCCTCTCGATGATCTTCGTGATGCTGCTGACATCAAAAGGCGCTGCGGGCGTAACGGGCAGCGGTTTCGCGGCGCTGGTCGCAACGTTGGCGGCAATGCCGGATACCGTTCCTGTGGCTGGCGTCGTCATCATCGCCGGAATTGATCGCTTCATGTCCGAAGCGCGGGCGTTAACGAGCCTCTGCAGCAACGCCGTCGCGTGCGTCGTGGTGGCGATCTGGGAAGGCGCCTGCGACAAGGCCGTTCTCAAGCGGGAACTGGACGGAGGTTATGTCGCGGTGACGGACCCGATTCCCCAGGGAGTTCAAGCCGCTTGAGTGACGTGCGTGACAGGTTGTTGACAGGTTGCGTGACCTATCCTGCCTCCCAACAACAAGACTTGGAAGACGTTCGCACTGCGCCCGCCCTTGCGGGGCGTGGGCTCGGTCTACTCCTTGCAAATAAAATCAAAGGGAGGATTGCGGACATGTCGGCGCAAGACGCAGGCGGGATTGCCTCGCATCGTGAAAGCACGCCCGGAGCAGTCAAGGTGGATACGCCGGATGTCAGCCGGCGGTTCTGGCCCGAGGGCTGGTGGCGTCTGACTGATATCCGGATCGGCATCATCCCGGTCCCGATCTATGCTTTGCTCGTCGTGCTGGTCGCGGCGCTGGTCTATACCGGTGAGATCAAGTCGGACGGCCCGACCATGATCGTCGTGCTGGTGCTCGGCGGCTTCACCTGCGCCGAGCTCGGAAAGCGAATTCCGGTGCTGCGCAGCATC from Bradyrhizobium arachidis carries:
- a CDS encoding cation:dicarboxylate symporter family transporter yields the protein MQLYFQVLFGVILGVALGHFAPDFAVLFKPMGDAFIKIVKMMIVPVVFCTIVIGIATVGGDQSIGKTLLKAMALFYVLTIIALATGLVAVEVIKPGAGMHIPASSIDPSEVARYAKNAKPLDYIDVLLHIIPQSFFTPFAEGEVLPVLFIAIITGFGLRRAGNAGKAFLGGLESFSAALFTAFGFLMKLAPFGAFGAIAFIIAKNGIKSVGNLGLLIVTFYVASLFFVFVVLAVLTRLHGFSLWKLLRYIREELLVVLGTSSTEPVLPAMLYKLEKLGCSKGAVGLTLPLGYSFNLDGTAIYLTLASVFLAQAMDIQLTQWQILSMIFVMLLTSKGAAGVTGSGFAALVATLAAMPDTVPVAGVVIIAGIDRFMSEARALTSLCSNAVACVVVAIWEGACDKAVLKRELDGGYVAVTDPIPQGVQAA